Proteins found in one Anopheles aquasalis chromosome 3, idAnoAquaMG_Q_19, whole genome shotgun sequence genomic segment:
- the LOC126576668 gene encoding antigen 5 like allergen Cul n 1-like, with amino-acid sequence MANRVLAIVVAISGFIGALHAQQYCNPSYCTGNRVNVGCNPPPLTGGPNCATKSPSVVDLNATYQNIILSQHNGLRSQLAIGNLTGFAPANRMPTLSWDNELAAQAGNNARSCNFAHDACRNTAVYAWAGQNIAITSFYGMTKTVETLITDMTKRWWDEYKITLQSFVDAYPRNYTGPAIGHFTQMASDRSSKIGCAMQYWLAGIWNNYYLVCNYGVTNVLDRAVYKKGATASLCTTGVNPNIPGLCSVNENVPALPNDP; translated from the exons ATGGCAAATCGGGTGTTGG CTATCGTAGTGGCCATTAGTGGCTTCATCGGAGCATTGCATGCTCAGCAGTACTGTAACCCTTCCTACTGCACAGGTAACCGCGTGAACGTTGGCTGCAATCCTCCACCATTAACCGGTGGGCCTAACTGTGCAACCAAGAGTCCCAGTGTCGTGGACCTCAATGCCACCTATCAGAACATTATTCTTTCCCAGCACAATGGGCTACGATCACAGCTAGCTATTGGTAACTTGACTGGATTTGCGCCCGCAAATCGTATGCCCACGCTAAGCTGGGACAACGAGCTTGCTGCTCAGGCCGGTAACAATGCCCGTTCGTGTAACTTTGCCCATGATGCATGCCGCAATACGGCCGTCTATGCATGGGCTGGACAGAACATTGCTATAACCAGCTTCTACGGTATGACTAAAACAGTGGAGACTTTAATTACTGATATGACGAAACGTTGGTGGGATGAGTACAAGATTACCCTACAGTCATTTGTTGACGCATATCCACGTAACTATACCGG GCCAGCGATTGGACACTTCACTCAGATGGCAAGCGATCGTTCGTCGAAGATCGGTTGCGCAATGCAGTACTGGTTGGCAGGTATATGGAATAATTACTATCTGGTGTGCAACTATGGAGTGACAAACGTATTGGATCGTGCCGTCTATAAGAAGGGAGCTACTGCTTCCCTGTGTACCACCGGAGTAAACCCAAACATTCCCGGGCTCTGCTCGGTAAATGAGAATGTTCCAGCGTTACCGAACGATCCGTGA